Part of the Nisaea sediminum genome is shown below.
CCGACCGGCATCTGGCCCGGCATGGGAGCCGGAGCGGCGCCGGTGTTCGGCGTCGTGGACTGGACGGTGTTGGCTGCAACGTTGATCGATGCCGCTGCCTGACCGGCATTGGCGGTGCTCTGAGCAGAGGCTTTCTCAACTGCCGAAGTCACCGCATTGCTCTGCGGGGCCGCGCCAAGAGCGTTGGAGCGCGGGACCCGGCTGTTCAAAGCCGTGACGGCGGCTATGGTCTCGCTCTGCGACGGGATGAAGCTCTGCTTCGATCGTCCGCTGTCGGCAGCCGTCCGGTTGTTGGCGATCAGCACCGAGGCATCCGACGAGACTTGCGGCTTTGTCGCGGCCGGATTCTCGATTTCGATCTTCGGCAAGTTCTGAGCGGCCGCATTGGCCGCAGCGGTTTGCTTACCCCGGGCGGCCTGCGGCGCCGCTGTCTTCATGTCCGAAGCGATCGTCTGCGGTCCGCTGGACTTGCCGTTCGTTGTGGCCGCGGCCACCGCTTGAGCCGCGCGTGCAGAAGCCTCGGAGGGGAGCTCCGCTGCCGGCTTCGCAGTGCCGTTCGCTGCTGAAGTTGCCGTCTGGACGCCCGGTTTTTGCGGCGGCCAAGGCACCGGAAGCGTGAAGGAGGTCTTGTCCTCTGCCCCGTTGGCAGCCGCCGGAGTCTGGGGCGGCGCCGCTTTCGGCTGCGTCAGCTTTTGAAGAGCAGCGAGCTTCGGATCGGCAATTGTGCGTACCGGCTCTGCAACCGCTTTGTCCGCGGGTTTATCGGCAGCTCCGTTCTTCGCCGCGGCATCTTGCGCGGCCGCCGCCGGCGCGGCTGCATTCTGGCTTTGAGCCTCGACCGGGGTTTGAGCCTGAGCCGGGGTGTTTGCGGCCTCACTTGCCTGAGGGATTGTGGTTTGCGCTTTTGCAGCCGTTTCGCCCGAAGCCGCTGCGGGAGCATCGGTCGCTGCACTCTTCTTAACTTCCGCGAGCTCTGCCGATCCGTCGGCAGGGGAGGTCTGCCCGGCGGCTTCCGCGGCTTCGCCGGTTTGCTGCGGGCCAGCCGCACCCTTGCCTGCCGCATTCGGCTCGGCCTGCGCCGGCTCGGCGTCATTGACGGTCGCGCTTGATTCTACGGTCGTAGGCGCCTTCGCATTCTCGCCGGTCTCGGGCGTTTCTGTCTTTGTTCGCGCTTCGGCGGCGGCCGTATCCTGTTCCGGAGGGCCCTGGACAGCATCGGCCTGCTTCGCGCGCGCTGGCTTCGCATCGGCGTCGTCCGTGTTCCGGGAGGCGCCGGACGCAGTGGTCTTGCCCGAATTCGCTTCGGCCTTTTTATTGTCGTCGGCTGGCCTTGCCTCCGAGCGATCGGTTTCGCGCGGTTGATCCTGGCGGGAGTCCGTCGCTTCTGTGCGCGTGCCGCGCTCGCGGTGTGCCGAGTCCGCAGGCCGGACTTCCGACGTATCCTTGCGTTCGTAATCTTCGAGCCTGAACTTGGGGCGATCCGCTTTCCGGGACGCAATCGGATCAAACGGCAACGCGCTGCTGCGCTTTCCGGTCACGCCAATTGCGTAGTCCTGCGTATTCGATACGGGAGACATGGCTTGTCCTCGCGCGTTATGTCGGTGTTTTAGGAAGCAAGGACCGGGCCAAGCCCAGCTCGGCGGAAATTGGCCGGTGAATGGCGGAAAATCGTCGGTTTCCGGAGCGCGATGAGGGGAGGGGGGAAAGATCTGCCATGCGGGGAGGAAATTTTTGCCCCGTCACTCGCCCTGGCATGGGCGATTACCGTAGGAGACCGGTCTGGCACGGATATTGAGAGCAGAGGAGGGGCCCGCATGGTGGCCGTCGATGCGGTGTCGGTGGCGCAATGGATATGGCCAAGAGACGCTAACTTATTGAAAAACAAATAATATACAATTTATCTACAATTTTAATTTTTTTATTGACAATGTTTATGGAGTTGTGGATGATGGCGGCGTGAGGAAGACCTCACTTTCAGCAAAACGCTGAATCATCATGAGCCCTTAGAAAGAGGACTTTATACCATGGCTATCCAAAACTCTGTTCTGACCAACCCGTCGTCCTTCGTTGCCCTTCGTACCCTGAACGGCATCAACCGCAGCCTCGACACCACGCAGAACCGTGTCTCCACGGGCCTGAAGGTCGCCGGCGCTCTCGACGACGCGTCCAACTTCGCCATCGCGCAGGGTATCCGGGCCGAACTGAAGGCTATCGATGCGGTTACCCAGGGTCTGAACAACGCCAAGGGTATCGGCAAGGTTGCGATCGCCGGTGTGACCGGAGTTTCCAACCTCCTGTCCGACATCCGCGGCAAGCTGACCGAACTGGCCAACGAAGGCATCACCACCGCGCAGCGTGACATTCTCGAGGCCGACTTCAACGAGTTGATCTCGCAGGCGGCGAACTTCATCGCCAACGCGTCGTTCAACGGTGTGAACCTGATCAATTCCGGCGCCACTTCCGTCAACACGCTGTCGAACCTGGCCGGTGGCCTGCTCACACTGACCTCTCAGAGCGCGGTCAACACGCAGGTCGGCACCATCGCGACGGCGACGCTTACCTCTGCGACCAACGCGCAGAGCGTGATCGCCAACCAGTTCTCCAACCTCGAGTCCGTCGTGAACACTGCTCTCGGCGCGCTTGGTGCGGAGGTCCGTGCCCTGAACCTGCAGACGACGTTCCTGGAAGAGATCCGGGATGCGACCGACGAAGGTCTCGGCAACATCGTCGATGCCGACCTGGCTCGCGAGTCTGCTCGCCTCACCTCCCTGCAGGTGCAGCAGCAGCTGTCGACCCAGACGCTCAGCATCGCCAACCAGCGCCCGCAGACCCTGCTTGGTCTGTTCGGCTAACGGTTACGGCAAAAACATTCTTGCGAAAGGGCGGCTTCGGCCGCCCTTTTTGCGCCGGGTGCGCGAGGAATTCGATCAGGCGGGCTGAATGGGGCGAGTTTTGTCACAATCCGGCGTGTTTTGTCACAATCCGGCGTGAAGCGGATTCATTACGAATTTCCAATGATTTCAGCGGATTAAATTTGGGCAACCGCAGGTTCGTATTTTCCGCCGTATTTCCTCTCTCACATTAAACTTTTCGCAACTATTTTCTGTGTTATTATGGCCTATCCGCTCAAAAGAGGCGGGTTTTGCTCTGGGGGCTTGCCCCTGAACTTGCGGGAAAAATTTCCGCAGTCCTTAGAAAGAGGAGGCCAAAATGGCTATTCAAAACTCTATCCTTACCAATCCCTCTGCATTCACGGCACTTCGTACCCTGAACTCCATCAACCGGGGTTTGGATACGACGCAGAATCGTGTCTCCACGGGCCTGAAGGTTTCCGGTGCTCTCGACAACGCCTCCAGCTTTGCCATCGCGCAGGGCATCCGGGCCGAGTTGAGCGGTATCGACGCGGTTTCGCAGGGCCTGAACAACGCGAAGGGTATCGGTAACGTCGCGATCGCCGGTGTGACCGGAGTTTCCAACCTCCTGTCCGACATCCGCGGCAAGCTCACCGAGCTGGCCAACGAAGGCATCACCACCGCGCAGCGTGACATTCTCGAGGCCGACTTCAACGAGTTGGTCTCGCAAGCGGCGAACTTCATCGCCAACGCGTCGTTCAACGGTGTGAACCTGATCGAGTCCGGTGCCGGTTCCGTCAACACGCTGTCGAACCTGGCCGGCGGCACTCTGTCCCTGACGGCGCAGAGCGCGGTTACCACGCAGGTTGGTACGATCGCGACGGCGACGCTCACCTCTGCAACCAACGCGCAGAGCGTGATCGCCAACCAGTTCGCCAACCTTGAGTCCGTCGTGAACACCGCGCTCGGTTCTCTCGGTGCGGAGGTTCGCGCGCTCAACCTGCAGACGCAGTTCCTGGAGCAGATCCGGGATGCGACCGAAGAAGGTCTCGGCAACATCGTCGACGCCGACCTGGCTCGCGAGTCTGCTCGCCTCACCTCCCTGCAGGTGCAGCAGCAGCTGTCGACCCAGACTCTCGGTATCGCGAACCAGCGTCCGCAGTCCCTCCTGGGTCTGTTCCGTTAATAGCGGATCATATCTTCAAGGAAATCGGGGGAAGAAATTCCCCCGATTTTTTTATCCGGCCTCTTTGGCCGGCCGGCTGGCGTGTAACTGGCTCTGTGCCGGGAGATTTCGAGGAAATCCCGACAAGTTGACGCGGTTTGTGATGAACCGCATTTTCGAATTCCTACATTTGATGTTATGAATGTGCACTCAGGCTGATTGTGCGGATTTCATCGAATGCCGTTAAAAATCAATGTGAAACCGGGAGAGAAATTCGTCGTCAACGGGGCTGTGATGGTCGCCGGCAAGAAAGGTGCGTCTCTGGTTCTTCAGAACGAGGCGACGATTCTGCTTGGTAAGGACATCATGCAGGAAGAGGATGCGAATACTCCTGCGAAGCGGATCTACTTTACCATTTTGTTAATGTATCTCGATCAAGATGAATCCGATCGATATCGCGGCGTGTTTTTGGAGCTTGTTGAGAGTTTTCTGGAGGCGACGACTTTCAAAGAAGTCCGTATGACACTTTTGAATATTGTCCAGGATGTGAACGAAAAGCGCTTTTACCGGGCCTTGAAAACCTGTAAGGCGCTGATGACCTACGAAGCTGAAATCCTCAAGATCGGCGCGCCTGAAGCGGTTGGGAGTTAATTGATGTCCGGCATCGATGCCTACAAGAAGACCATCAATCAGACCGCGACGTCACGCGATACTGAATATCGTCTGCTGGCGCAGGTCACTTCCGAATTGATCAAGGCGATCGATAACCAGAAAGGCGCCGAGGGCGATCCCAAGAAGATGTCGCAGGTCGCTTCCGCTCTGAACTGGAACAAACAGGTTTGGGACGTTTTCGTCGAGGATTGCGGGACCGCAGGCAATCAGCTGCCGAGAGAACTGCGGGCTGCCATCGTCAGCCTCGGGATCTGGGTGACGAAAGAGACGGCTCTCGCGCTTGAAGGCGATGGAGATATCGATTCCCTGGTCGCGGTCAATCGCGACATCATGAAGGGGCTGAAGCCGGATCAGGCCGCTCCGTCAGCCTCCGCTCCGCAACCGAGCGGCGCTGTCGGGTCGATTCTCGACAAGGCTTGAGCGCCGATGTGAGCCGGGCGGTGTGACGGACAATCCGCACAATCGGGAAGCGGAAAGCAAGGAAGCAGGCTTTTTTCGAGAGCTGCTTCAGGCGTCTCTGGCGGCGCATCGGAACAATCAATTCGACCGTGCGGAAAGCGGCTACCGCAAGATCCTCGCGCGCTATCCCGACCATGCCGCGACCCGGGACCTCTACGGCACATTACTCTATCAAACGAACCGGCTGGGGGCCGCGGCCGCCAATCTGGAGCGGGCCGTCGGCCTGGACCCTGGACAGGCACCCGCCTGGAACCATCTTGGGGCGGTGAGGCTTGCGCAGGGAAGGCCGGGTGACGCGCTCGACGCGTTTCGAAAGGCAACCGGCGCCGATCCTCAGAATCCCGAAGCCTGGCTGAACCGCTCACGACTCGCAGGGATGTGCAGCGACTATGCTGACGCCGTCTTGGCGGCAAGGGAAGCCGCCGACCGCCTTCCGGACCATCCGGCTACGCTCGCGAGGCTCGGCGCGGCGCTGCTCGCCGCCGGCAGATTCGAAGAAGCGATCGCCCCCCTTGAAGCGGCATCCGTGCGTGCGCCTTATGATGTCGAGCCTTACCTTCACTTGGCTATATGCCTGAAACAAACGGCCGAAGGACAGCGGTCGCAGGCTGCGCTTCGCAAGGCGATTCTGCTCGCGCCGGAGAGAGCTGCGCTCTATCCGCATCTGAGCGGAGAACCTGCCGGAAACCATTCGTCCGTTGATTTGATTTCCTGGTCGCGCAGAGCGGTTTGTCTCGCGCCGCGAGACAGCGGCCTTTGGGCGGCGCTGGCCGCCGCATGCGAAGCGAGAAAACTGGACGCACCTGCCGTGACCGCAGCGAAGCGGTCGCTCCTGCTGATTCCGGACGGACAGGCCGCACACCATTGCCTCGCTCTGCCGCTTTTTCGGCTCGAGCGATTTGCGGAAGCGGCGAAAGCCAGCCGGTATGCGCTGCTGCTCTACCCCGACATAGCAGAGCTGTATTTCGTTGCCGCCGCATGCGCGTTCGTTTTCGGGGATCCGGAGGCCGGGTGGCGCTATTACGAAGCCCGCGCGGGTTCGCGCATCGACAGCGCGCGCGTCGGATTGCCGCCGGCCTGGAACGGGAAATCGGTGCCGGACCATCTTCTTGTCGCGGCCGAGCAGGGGGTCGGCGACGAGTATATCTTTCTCAGCCGGCTCGGATGTCTTCGAGGTCGTGCGCGCGAGATCACGGTCGAATGCGATCCGCGGAACCGCCGCTTGTTCGAACGCAGTTTTCCCGATTTCCGGTTCATCGACAGACAGCTGAAAGGCAGGGAAGGAGGAGCGGCCTATTTCGACTATGGAACTGCAGTCGCGGAACATCGTTTCGACAACGCTATTCTGGCTGGCTCGCTTCTGGCCTGGTTTGTCCATGACACACGTCTGGCGGGCCCGGTGTCTTATCTCGTGCCGGACGCCGATGACGTCGAGGCCTGGCGGCGATATTTCCGGGCGCGCACGTCACTTCCCCTAATCGGACTCTGCTGGCGCGGAGGGACAACTTCCGTTGCCCGGGACCGGCTTTACTGTGACGCCATCACGATGGTCGAGGGACTGGGGCCACAGCGCGGCTATTATGTGAACCTGGTTTACAGCCTCCGCGACGGCGAACTGGAGCAAGCCCGTAACCGACTCGGCTGCGATATCCATGATCCGACGGGCATCGACCAGAAAAACGAACTGGACCGGCTTGCGGCGATGCTGTCGGCACTGGACGCTGTGGTTTCGGTCGACACAGCGGTTTGCCCCCTCGCGGCGGCGGTGGGGACGCCGACGCTGCGCCTTGGACGCGGCTTGCTCTATCTGAGTGACGGACACGATGCCGTTCTGGGATCTTGCTATCCGTTGGCCCCCCGGGCAGAGCCCTTCGATATGCGGGTCTGTCTAGAACGGGCAGCGCAGAAGCTTCGCGAGATCCTGACTTCCCCGAGTTAGCCGGAAAGAACATCCGGTCAAGCTTGGTATTTCCTGCCGGGTTTCCGACGGAGATCCCGCTGAGTTTGTCCGATTTCAAATGATCGGAAGTCTAAAAATAACGTAAAATCAAAGTATTGTTTCTTTTTCTGGAACTGGCCCGGCTCTTGCGTCGAAAGGGCCGAGACAGTGGTTCGCCGTCCGATTCACCCGGCAAAAATCGCCGAGGCCAAGAACTGGTCCGGATCCGGGGTAGACGGGCGGCGCAAAGAGAGAAGGAACACTGGAAATGGTTAGCAACTCGATTCTGACGAACCCGGAGGCTCTGGTCGCGCTACGCAACCTTGAGCGGACCAACAATCTTCTGGCGCAGACTCAGGACCGGGTCTCCACCGGTTTGAAAGTCTCGGGTGCCGAGGACGACGCGTCGAACTTCGCGATCGCGCAGGGTATCCGCGGTGACTTGCGGGCTCTCAGTGCGATCCAGCAGGGGCTGAATAACACGAAGGGCATCGCGCAGGTCGCACTCGCCGGCACGACATCGATTTCGGATCTGTTGCAGGATGTGCGGCAGAAGCTGACGGAACTGTCGAACGAAGGCATCACGACGCAACAGCGAAACATCCTCACGGACGATTTCAACGAGCTGATTTCCCAGGCACGCAACTTTGTCACCAACGCGGTGTTCAACGGGATCAATGTTCTGAACACGTCGACTTCGGTGAACACGCTGTCGAACCTCAACAATGACACGATCACGCTGCGTGCCCGCAACCTGCTGACCGAAATCAACTCGCTCGGCGGCGCGACGCTGACGAGCGCGACCAACGCGCAGAGCGTGCTGACGGCGCAGTATTCCAACCTGGAATCGACCATCAACATCGCCCTCGGCCAGCTTGGTGCCGATACAAGGGCGCTCAATTTCCAGACCGAGTTCCTGACCGCGGTCAGCGATGCGACCGAAGAAGGTCTTGGCAATATCGTCGATGCCGACCTCGCTCGGGAATCCGCTCAGCTCACTGCTCTTCAGGTTCGCCAGCAGCTCGGTGTGCAGGTCCTTGGCGTTGCGAACAACGCGCCGCAGGTTCTGCTGGGGCTCTTCCAGTAAGAGCCGGCAGCGTGAGTATCGGAGGAGCGTGAGATGCGCCAGGGATACGCAGCATACAAAAGCGTCCAGACGCAGACCGAAAGCCATCAGCAGGTGGAATACCGACTGCTCGGACAGGTCACGAGCGCGCTTCTCAAGGCAAAGGAACCAGACGTCAATCTCCAGGATCGACTTAATGCCGTTCTATGGAACGGCAAGGTATGGGATGCCTTTCTGTGCGATCTTTCCGAACCGGGCAACAGATTGCCCGCGGGCCTGAAAAGCAGCCTCATCCAGCTCGCGCATTGGGTTGCGAAGGAAACCGAGCTGGCGATCGAGGGAAAGGCCGGACTGGATGCCATGATCAATGTGAACCGGCAGATCATGGAAGGCCTGCAGGATCAGTTCAGGCTCGCAGAGGCAAGCTGACAGCCGGCACGCGTCTAGGGCCTGGCGGCGAGCATCTCTTCCATCAGCGGCGTTGCCTCTTCGATCACCGCGGTCCACGAGCGGTTACCGCCTTTGACGAGGCTTCGCTCGGACGGGAGCCAGGGATCGGACTGCGCGCCAAAGAACAACGCGCTCCGGGCCGAGTGTAGTCCGATGGCCGGCGTTCCGACGGCGCCCGCGATCAGCAATACGGACGTATCGACCGAGATGACCATATCGAGAGCCGAGATCATTGCGGCCACGCGATCCAGCTCGTTTCGCTGATCGATCCCCTCCGGACGGAACATCTTCGTTCCTGTCATCTCTTCCACAGCCCGGACTTCGGCTTCATATTCATCATACTGCAGGCACACCGGAAGGATTCCAGGTTGCTCTATGATGGGGGCGAGGTCCTGGATTTTCATGTCGTTGTGCCGCCAGGCCGGGCGCCGCATCCCGCTTCGCCAGCAGAAGCCGACCGCGTGCCGGGGGGCGGCGGCCTCGAACTGCTCGCGCCATCGTGCGCGCTCTTCCGGATCGGGGATCAGGAAACCGGGTTTCGTCGGGAAGGAATTCAGATCCGGCCGGACATAACGCGGCATGTCACCGAGCATCAGGCAGGATCCGATCCGGCGTTCAGCGACGAGTGAATTGTAGTCCGCGACAGCCCCGATGGTTCCCGACCGGGCGACTTTCTCGACAATTTCTATACCCTTGAATGATCTCTCAAACAGAGGAACCAGGCGTGCGTCGCTCTCCAGAACGACCCTGCCGCCGTACATCTGGCTCGTGTCTGTGACGCAGGAAACCAGACGGATCTCATCGCCGATGCCCTGTTCGTGGCAGAGCAGGAGAGCCTTGTCGTCGGTGGCGGGCCGGCCGTCCCATTCGGCTGGCAGGCCGAGGCGGTCGATGCGGACCTCGTCCTTCCGATGCCGCCAGCCATATCGCGCAAAGCCAGCATGAATGTCGCCGGCGGCTAACAGGGAGT
Proteins encoded:
- the flaF gene encoding flagellar biosynthesis regulator FlaF, whose translation is MSGIDAYKKTINQTATSRDTEYRLLAQVTSELIKAIDNQKGAEGDPKKMSQVASALNWNKQVWDVFVEDCGTAGNQLPRELRAAIVSLGIWVTKETALALEGDGDIDSLVAVNRDIMKGLKPDQAAPSASAPQPSGAVGSILDKA
- a CDS encoding flagellin, with the protein product MAIQNSILTNPSAFTALRTLNSINRGLDTTQNRVSTGLKVSGALDNASSFAIAQGIRAELSGIDAVSQGLNNAKGIGNVAIAGVTGVSNLLSDIRGKLTELANEGITTAQRDILEADFNELVSQAANFIANASFNGVNLIESGAGSVNTLSNLAGGTLSLTAQSAVTTQVGTIATATLTSATNAQSVIANQFANLESVVNTALGSLGAEVRALNLQTQFLEQIRDATEEGLGNIVDADLARESARLTSLQVQQQLSTQTLGIANQRPQSLLGLFR
- a CDS encoding tetratricopeptide repeat protein, producing MTDNPHNREAESKEAGFFRELLQASLAAHRNNQFDRAESGYRKILARYPDHAATRDLYGTLLYQTNRLGAAAANLERAVGLDPGQAPAWNHLGAVRLAQGRPGDALDAFRKATGADPQNPEAWLNRSRLAGMCSDYADAVLAAREAADRLPDHPATLARLGAALLAAGRFEEAIAPLEAASVRAPYDVEPYLHLAICLKQTAEGQRSQAALRKAILLAPERAALYPHLSGEPAGNHSSVDLISWSRRAVCLAPRDSGLWAALAAACEARKLDAPAVTAAKRSLLLIPDGQAAHHCLALPLFRLERFAEAAKASRYALLLYPDIAELYFVAAACAFVFGDPEAGWRYYEARAGSRIDSARVGLPPAWNGKSVPDHLLVAAEQGVGDEYIFLSRLGCLRGRAREITVECDPRNRRLFERSFPDFRFIDRQLKGREGGAAYFDYGTAVAEHRFDNAILAGSLLAWFVHDTRLAGPVSYLVPDADDVEAWRRYFRARTSLPLIGLCWRGGTTSVARDRLYCDAITMVEGLGPQRGYYVNLVYSLRDGELEQARNRLGCDIHDPTGIDQKNELDRLAAMLSALDAVVSVDTAVCPLAAAVGTPTLRLGRGLLYLSDGHDAVLGSCYPLAPRAEPFDMRVCLERAAQKLREILTSPS
- a CDS encoding flagellin, which gives rise to MAIQNSVLTNPSSFVALRTLNGINRSLDTTQNRVSTGLKVAGALDDASNFAIAQGIRAELKAIDAVTQGLNNAKGIGKVAIAGVTGVSNLLSDIRGKLTELANEGITTAQRDILEADFNELISQAANFIANASFNGVNLINSGATSVNTLSNLAGGLLTLTSQSAVNTQVGTIATATLTSATNAQSVIANQFSNLESVVNTALGALGAEVRALNLQTTFLEEIRDATDEGLGNIVDADLARESARLTSLQVQQQLSTQTLSIANQRPQTLLGLFG
- a CDS encoding flagellin; this encodes MVSNSILTNPEALVALRNLERTNNLLAQTQDRVSTGLKVSGAEDDASNFAIAQGIRGDLRALSAIQQGLNNTKGIAQVALAGTTSISDLLQDVRQKLTELSNEGITTQQRNILTDDFNELISQARNFVTNAVFNGINVLNTSTSVNTLSNLNNDTITLRARNLLTEINSLGGATLTSATNAQSVLTAQYSNLESTINIALGQLGADTRALNFQTEFLTAVSDATEEGLGNIVDADLARESAQLTALQVRQQLGVQVLGVANNAPQVLLGLFQ
- a CDS encoding flagellar hook-length control protein FliK — encoded protein: MSPVSNTQDYAIGVTGKRSSALPFDPIASRKADRPKFRLEDYERKDTSEVRPADSAHRERGTRTEATDSRQDQPRETDRSEARPADDNKKAEANSGKTTASGASRNTDDADAKPARAKQADAVQGPPEQDTAAAEARTKTETPETGENAKAPTTVESSATVNDAEPAQAEPNAAGKGAAGPQQTGEAAEAAGQTSPADGSAELAEVKKSAATDAPAAASGETAAKAQTTIPQASEAANTPAQAQTPVEAQSQNAAAPAAAAQDAAAKNGAADKPADKAVAEPVRTIADPKLAALQKLTQPKAAPPQTPAAANGAEDKTSFTLPVPWPPQKPGVQTATSAANGTAKPAAELPSEASARAAQAVAAATTNGKSSGPQTIASDMKTAAPQAARGKQTAAANAAAQNLPKIEIENPAATKPQVSSDASVLIANNRTAADSGRSKQSFIPSQSETIAAVTALNSRVPRSNALGAAPQSNAVTSAVEKASAQSTANAGQAAASINVAANTVQSTTPNTGAAPAPMPGQMPVGSTEMTMGGRSQGGTGQSSLSEPGTNTGGTARTADAPSTSTGSSFGDSLRTAGTERSAPASETRQSLPSSPAEQVKVKLVKAAEGGLDKIKIQLNPSELGKVEVRLEFGSDGGVRGIVTVEKPETLHLLQRDARHLEQALQDAGFKTDGEGLEFQMRGGNTNEGQQNAGTGNGSHSEAGGDLTAEEEQLATATAGTEQNGVGEDGSLNMVA
- a CDS encoding tetratricopeptide repeat protein; the protein is MQVFQHAAELHSAGRILDALALYDGLAASLPQLGHFWHFYGLASFQAGDSAAAQVRLRRALLLSPQDASCLNRFACIFLAANMPEEARRHLRHALALSPNHAEGLYNCGEAERLLGNNTAALACLDRATAACPEEAGWQLSRAKVLHELDRLEDARSLLESLADSELKSSEYFFQMGRTLFEFFEADAAITLYRRALLLTPAAAEGYNNLQLVLRSVGRQGEGVRSARYARTIRPGDPVLEYNLADSLLAAGDIHAGFARYGWRHRKDEVRIDRLGLPAEWDGRPATDDKALLLCHEQGIGDEIRLVSCVTDTSQMYGGRVVLESDARLVPLFERSFKGIEIVEKVARSGTIGAVADYNSLVAERRIGSCLMLGDMPRYVRPDLNSFPTKPGFLIPDPEERARWREQFEAAAPRHAVGFCWRSGMRRPAWRHNDMKIQDLAPIIEQPGILPVCLQYDEYEAEVRAVEEMTGTKMFRPEGIDQRNELDRVAAMISALDMVISVDTSVLLIAGAVGTPAIGLHSARSALFFGAQSDPWLPSERSLVKGGNRSWTAVIEEATPLMEEMLAARP
- a CDS encoding flagellar biosynthesis regulator FlaF — protein: MRQGYAAYKSVQTQTESHQQVEYRLLGQVTSALLKAKEPDVNLQDRLNAVLWNGKVWDAFLCDLSEPGNRLPAGLKSSLIQLAHWVAKETELAIEGKAGLDAMINVNRQIMEGLQDQFRLAEAS
- the flbT gene encoding flagellar biosynthesis repressor FlbT, whose translation is MPLKINVKPGEKFVVNGAVMVAGKKGASLVLQNEATILLGKDIMQEEDANTPAKRIYFTILLMYLDQDESDRYRGVFLELVESFLEATTFKEVRMTLLNIVQDVNEKRFYRALKTCKALMTYEAEILKIGAPEAVGS